The Marinilongibacter aquaticus genome has a window encoding:
- a CDS encoding DoxX family protein — protein MKKDKIIFWIATTIIALFEGLMPALTSQTELAKEGIRHLGYPDYFGNALVIFKILGVLVLIIPPVPKRVKEWAYAGFTFDFIFAMISHGAVDGINGQTFFPLFVLGILAVSYFYYHKLNPDKI, from the coding sequence ATGAAAAAAGACAAAATCATTTTTTGGATCGCCACCACGATCATCGCCCTGTTCGAGGGCCTCATGCCCGCCCTCACGTCGCAAACCGAATTGGCCAAAGAAGGCATTCGGCACTTAGGCTATCCCGATTATTTTGGAAACGCTTTGGTGATTTTTAAAATCTTGGGCGTTTTGGTTTTAATTATTCCACCTGTGCCCAAAAGAGTAAAAGAATGGGCCTACGCAGGTTTCACCTTTGATTTCATTTTTGCCATGATCAGCCATGGAGCTGTCGACGGTATCAATGGCCAAACCTTTTTCCCTTTGTTTGTGCTGGGCATTTTGGCCGTTTCGTACTTCTACTATCACAAATTGAATCCCGACAAAATATAA
- a CDS encoding LytTR family DNA-binding domain-containing protein, with protein sequence MKRIQYPSEEEIIFLRGVVNYTEFHLKNGKKYVSSFTLKRHEEQHSDFLRVSKSHLLNPNFIKTVKTEGSERTVILKNGSRIKVSRRRRGILEQIQIALN encoded by the coding sequence ATGAAAAGAATTCAATACCCAAGTGAAGAAGAGATCATTTTTCTACGAGGTGTCGTGAATTACACCGAATTCCATCTTAAGAACGGAAAGAAATATGTAAGCAGCTTTACCCTTAAGAGACACGAAGAACAGCACTCAGACTTTCTGAGAGTTAGCAAGTCTCACCTTTTAAACCCAAATTTTATTAAGACTGTAAAAACGGAGGGCTCAGAAAGGACAGTAATATTAAAAAATGGCTCCAGAATAAAAGTAAGCCGCCGACGGAGAGGAATACTGGAACAAATACAAATAGCTTTAAATTAA
- a CDS encoding RtcB family protein produces the protein MINGNTLIELGYSPDEWFKNAIAHINDNQLSGEAMFEYLEQFKPKPVMDLHKEPVGFSVNIKAENEMEEINVDSVIKTMKEVMKTPTVVDGAVMPDACPTGSVGTIPVGGVVATKNAIHPGMHSADICCSVMLTDYGKVDPKLILDAAQSATHFGPGGRDRSDQYRFPADLLKAFEGNSMLNNQQMIQAARKHLGTQGDGNHFLFVGQSKLTGNTMVVTHHGSRAPGAILFKKAMQIAERFRKKLSPETLKQNAWIPFDTHEGEEYWAALQIIREWTKQNHTCIHNKIASSMNIKIENRFWNEHNFVFQEDDVFFHAKGATPISKSFLPEDNHLRLIPLNMAQPILVVDGEPTKTNLGFAPHGAGRNMSRTQHKKSKSHLTIEEVFEEETSGLDVRFYSNEIDISELPSAYKNASAVRNQMDEFGLGNVVDEVLPYGSIMAGDWQKNAPWKKGRRNKNGQG, from the coding sequence ATGATAAACGGAAACACATTGATTGAATTAGGGTACAGCCCAGACGAATGGTTTAAGAATGCAATTGCTCATATCAATGACAATCAACTTTCAGGAGAGGCTATGTTTGAATATTTGGAGCAATTCAAACCGAAACCGGTAATGGATCTTCATAAAGAGCCTGTTGGGTTCTCTGTGAACATCAAGGCTGAAAATGAAATGGAAGAAATAAATGTTGATTCAGTCATAAAAACCATGAAAGAGGTTATGAAGACTCCAACAGTAGTTGATGGAGCAGTTATGCCCGATGCTTGTCCAACAGGTTCAGTCGGTACTATCCCGGTTGGTGGAGTTGTTGCAACAAAAAATGCGATTCACCCCGGAATGCACAGTGCAGATATTTGTTGTTCAGTTATGTTGACGGACTATGGTAAAGTTGATCCAAAGTTGATTTTGGATGCTGCTCAATCTGCAACACACTTTGGGCCAGGAGGAAGAGATAGATCTGATCAATATCGTTTCCCGGCTGATTTATTGAAAGCTTTTGAAGGAAACAGCATGTTGAACAATCAGCAAATGATTCAAGCTGCAAGAAAGCATCTTGGGACTCAAGGAGATGGGAATCACTTTTTGTTTGTAGGACAATCGAAGTTGACTGGAAACACAATGGTTGTGACGCATCATGGTTCAAGAGCTCCAGGTGCAATATTGTTTAAGAAAGCAATGCAGATTGCTGAGAGATTCAGAAAGAAGCTCTCTCCTGAAACATTGAAGCAAAATGCCTGGATACCATTTGATACTCATGAAGGAGAAGAATATTGGGCTGCCCTTCAAATTATCAGAGAGTGGACAAAGCAGAACCATACCTGTATTCACAATAAGATTGCTAGTAGCATGAACATAAAAATTGAAAACAGGTTCTGGAACGAACACAACTTCGTTTTTCAGGAAGATGATGTGTTCTTCCACGCCAAAGGTGCAACACCGATAAGCAAGTCATTCTTGCCAGAGGATAACCATTTAAGATTGATTCCATTGAATATGGCTCAACCAATCTTGGTTGTAGACGGTGAGCCTACTAAGACCAATTTGGGATTTGCTCCACATGGTGCTGGAAGAAACATGAGTAGAACCCAGCATAAAAAGTCGAAGTCACACTTAACTATTGAAGAGGTGTTTGAGGAAGAGACAAGTGGTTTGGATGTAAGGTTCTATTCAAATGAAATAGATATTTCTGAATTGCCCTCTGCGTATAAAAATGCAAGTGCGGTGAGAAACCAAATGGATGAATTCGGATTAGGGAATGTAGTTGACGAAGTATTACCCTACGGATCGATTATGGCAGGGGATTGGCAAAAGAATGCACCCTGGAAAAAAGGGAGAAGAAATAAAAATGGACAAGGTTAG
- a CDS encoding Crp/Fnr family transcriptional regulator: MDSRQKLAAFLQKRVEVDPEETQAFVSAFTEKKLRKKQWLVQPGFVATHRYYLIDGALRSFLLTENGQEITIALAIADWWISDYNSYIYQQPATLFVEAISNSTVMQLSFAEEQRLKAANPKFETFFRIIAERGLAAQQRRIIAQHTQSAQASYDSFRTHYADFLHEIPQYIIASFLGMSTEFLSKIRNQKVPKRN; the protein is encoded by the coding sequence ATGGACAGTCGCCAAAAATTAGCCGCATTTTTGCAAAAACGCGTCGAAGTCGATCCAGAAGAAACACAGGCCTTTGTGTCGGCTTTTACAGAAAAGAAATTGCGTAAAAAACAGTGGCTTGTGCAGCCTGGCTTTGTGGCGACGCACAGGTATTACCTCATCGATGGAGCCTTGCGTTCTTTCCTCCTTACCGAAAATGGGCAGGAAATCACCATTGCACTCGCCATCGCCGATTGGTGGATCAGCGACTACAACAGCTATATCTACCAGCAACCGGCCACTTTATTTGTAGAAGCCATAAGCAATTCGACCGTCATGCAATTGAGTTTTGCCGAAGAACAAAGGCTCAAAGCGGCCAATCCGAAATTTGAAACCTTTTTTCGCATTATTGCCGAGCGTGGTCTTGCCGCCCAGCAAAGACGCATTATTGCACAACATACACAAAGTGCACAGGCCAGTTACGACAGCTTCCGTACGCATTATGCCGACTTCTTGCACGAAATTCCGCAATACATCATCGCTTCTTTTCTTGGGATGTCTACCGAATTTCTTTCCAAGATCAGAAACCAAAAAGTGCCCAAGAGAAATTGA
- a CDS encoding Ohr family peroxiredoxin, giving the protein MKTINKVLYTGVTHTTGGRAGKSQSSDGRLNVTFSPPGSAGEDTNPEQLFAAGWSACFIGAMEIAARHFNVTLPPDHYVDTEVDLVINNHEYTLEARLNISLPGLKSELAHSIIMAAKETCPYSKATRGNIKTTYTLI; this is encoded by the coding sequence ATGAAAACAATTAATAAAGTATTGTATACCGGTGTCACACATACCACAGGGGGAAGAGCCGGAAAATCCCAAAGTTCAGATGGTCGCTTGAATGTTACATTCTCACCCCCTGGTTCAGCAGGCGAGGATACAAATCCTGAACAATTATTTGCTGCAGGTTGGTCGGCCTGTTTTATTGGTGCCATGGAGATAGCTGCCAGACATTTCAATGTGACCCTTCCTCCAGATCATTATGTGGATACCGAGGTTGATTTAGTGATAAATAACCATGAATATACGCTCGAAGCCCGTTTGAATATTAGTCTGCCCGGTCTTAAGAGTGAGCTGGCACATAGCATCATTATGGCAGCAAAAGAAACCTGTCCATATTCAAAGGCAACACGTGGCAATATTAAAACGACCTATACATTGATCTAA
- a CDS encoding integrase core domain-containing protein, with protein MDGFVEQWLNNYLLRRQDARGKLEAWKKDYNEFRPHSSLGGMPPREYILKNK; from the coding sequence ATCGATGGCTTTGTTGAGCAGTGGCTCAATAATTACCTCCTGAGAAGACAGGACGCAAGGGGAAAACTGGAAGCCTGGAAAAAAGATTATAACGAATTCAGGCCACACAGTTCCCTTGGGGGCATGCCCCCAAGGGAATACATCTTAAAGAATAAATAA
- a CDS encoding helix-turn-helix transcriptional regulator — protein sequence MAQNKNALIRYKTIDKCLQNRYRKWTLENLIEACSEALYEYEGRDVNVSKRSIQLDIQMMRSDKLGYNAPIVVYGKKYYRYDDESYSITNIPLTQNDMDILSETVQMLKQFKDFSLFSELIGIIQRLEDKVYTEKNHRDSIIHLDKNEDLKGLEHLDVLYQAILKKLCLRIHYQSFKAKSPSYITLHPYILKEFNNRWFVVGRKKQKRTNTHLGIGQNFKHSVEP from the coding sequence ATGGCTCAAAACAAGAATGCGTTAATCAGATACAAAACAATAGACAAATGCCTTCAGAACAGGTATAGAAAATGGACGCTCGAAAACCTGATAGAGGCTTGTTCGGAGGCATTATATGAATATGAGGGCAGAGATGTCAACGTAAGCAAAAGAAGCATTCAACTGGATATCCAAATGATGAGAAGCGACAAATTGGGTTACAATGCCCCTATTGTTGTTTACGGTAAAAAATATTATCGGTACGATGATGAAAGCTACTCGATAACCAACATTCCGCTCACCCAGAATGACATGGATATTCTGTCGGAGACAGTCCAAATGCTCAAGCAATTCAAAGATTTTTCTTTGTTTTCGGAACTTATAGGGATTATCCAACGGCTGGAAGACAAGGTCTATACAGAAAAAAACCACAGAGACTCCATTATCCACCTCGACAAAAATGAAGATTTGAAGGGTCTTGAACATTTGGACGTGCTGTATCAGGCCATATTAAAGAAACTCTGCCTCAGGATTCACTACCAATCGTTTAAGGCCAAATCTCCATCCTACATCACCTTACACCCCTATATACTCAAGGAATTCAACAACAGGTGGTTTGTAGTTGGGAGAAAAAAACAGAAAAGGACAAATACTCACCTTGGCATTGGACAGAATTTCAAGCATTCAGTGGAACCTTGA
- a CDS encoding tyrosine-type recombinase/integrase translates to MREYYRAHKPSYWLFEGQEGGQYSAKSIQNTFRKAVTEANVNPWATVHTLRHSFATHLLQEGTNLRYIQSLLGHSSSKTTAVYTHVLAINNKNIKSPFDLLGDFGISGEGEPKSGP, encoded by the coding sequence TTGCGTGAATATTACAGAGCCCATAAGCCGTCTTATTGGCTGTTTGAAGGCCAAGAAGGCGGCCAATATTCTGCTAAAAGTATTCAAAATACCTTTCGAAAAGCGGTAACAGAAGCCAATGTAAACCCTTGGGCTACAGTACATACTTTGCGTCATAGCTTTGCCACGCATCTACTACAAGAAGGCACAAACCTGCGGTATATCCAAAGTCTACTTGGCCACAGCAGCTCTAAAACCACAGCAGTTTATACACATGTGTTGGCTATCAATAATAAAAATATCAAGAGCCCATTCGATCTTCTGGGCGATTTCGGTATTTCTGGTGAAGGTGAGCCAAAGTCCGGCCCGTAG
- a CDS encoding MFS transporter, with translation MKTNENKWVELMVILSAPLLSVIDVFIINVAIPSIKKGIHSTDADMQMVIAGYLLGYAAFLITGGRAGDQFGRKKVFFWSMLAFTVTSALCGLSNSALQLNFMRFFQGVSASFMVPQTIAFIQTIFIEPHERSKAFSYFGITLGAAAVIGQVLGGYLSEIHWVVEGWRLIFFVNVPIGILTLWGTTKYLNETPINHKNKFDYSGILILTAAIFCMIFPIIEGREKHWPLWSMALLALAAILFVYFIRNQKMKLAEDKNPLIDVSLFKLRDFNIGLLAVLFHFMLHTSYLLLSAVYLQNGLGISALDSGLYFIFPGVLFMLSSIIASKLILRFGKRVLQLGILLMGVAFIMQMLFWKPSVEFWLIISLMGLWGLGNGLVLPSLLNIALKNVPNEHAGAAAGIYSTFQQTASALGVSIIGGIFFYFVSDGWQFAYKVGLTTILFCVVLVALMLFLLPDDTNLKKATKLR, from the coding sequence ATGAAAACGAATGAAAACAAATGGGTTGAATTGATGGTTATACTGTCAGCACCTTTACTTTCGGTCATTGATGTTTTTATAATAAACGTTGCCATACCATCGATAAAAAAAGGAATACATTCCACTGATGCTGACATGCAAATGGTTATAGCTGGTTATTTATTGGGCTATGCAGCGTTTCTTATCACGGGAGGGCGAGCTGGAGATCAGTTTGGACGTAAGAAGGTCTTTTTTTGGAGTATGTTGGCGTTTACCGTGACATCGGCTCTTTGTGGACTTTCCAACAGTGCACTTCAGTTAAATTTCATGAGATTTTTTCAAGGTGTAAGTGCCTCGTTCATGGTACCTCAAACAATAGCTTTTATCCAGACAATTTTTATTGAACCACACGAAAGATCTAAAGCTTTCAGTTATTTTGGCATTACACTTGGGGCGGCTGCAGTGATCGGTCAAGTTTTGGGGGGCTACTTGAGTGAAATTCACTGGGTAGTGGAAGGCTGGAGGTTAATTTTCTTTGTCAATGTCCCAATAGGGATACTAACGCTTTGGGGAACAACAAAATATTTGAACGAGACACCTATTAATCATAAAAACAAATTTGATTATTCAGGTATTTTGATACTAACCGCCGCAATTTTTTGTATGATTTTTCCAATAATCGAGGGGAGGGAAAAACACTGGCCCTTATGGAGTATGGCCCTATTGGCATTGGCCGCGATATTATTTGTATACTTCATTCGCAATCAAAAAATGAAATTGGCGGAGGATAAAAATCCTTTGATCGATGTCAGCCTGTTTAAGCTTAGAGATTTTAATATTGGTCTTCTAGCCGTTTTATTCCATTTTATGTTGCATACATCCTATTTGTTGCTGAGTGCTGTGTATTTGCAAAATGGACTGGGCATTTCCGCATTGGACAGTGGTCTATATTTTATTTTTCCGGGAGTATTGTTTATGTTGTCCTCCATAATAGCTTCAAAATTAATATTGCGTTTTGGAAAACGAGTTTTACAACTTGGAATTCTTTTAATGGGAGTAGCTTTTATTATGCAGATGCTATTCTGGAAACCGAGCGTTGAATTTTGGTTGATAATATCATTGATGGGGCTTTGGGGGCTAGGAAACGGTCTGGTATTGCCCTCATTACTGAATATTGCCTTGAAAAATGTGCCAAATGAACATGCAGGAGCTGCAGCAGGTATTTACTCGACGTTCCAACAAACGGCTTCTGCTTTAGGTGTTAGTATTATAGGTGGAATATTTTTTTATTTCGTTTCGGACGGTTGGCAATTTGCATATAAGGTTGGGTTAACGACAATTTTATTCTGCGTTGTTTTAGTGGCATTAATGCTATTTCTGTTACCTGATGATACAAATCTGAAAAAAGCCACAAAATTGAGATGA
- a CDS encoding response regulator transcription factor: MHLTDREMQEVSPKTLFRISQLIKEGLLTADDLASVIPGIMHINAIDDLSFSYLSSNGRSRVRYEMEELQEYGSEIFPRHQSEYTLNVTHPNIHKEMSKRDPDLVFSFVQDWKVVSDDSIIYFLTSTRILNDSEFLSISLEPRDIPQIKRVVDTMLGVSKTYEKYFLRYNLLTQREKEILTYLARELTYKEIAHILFIDPKTVKKHCENLYRKLETNKRTEIREIVIAIQGKLG; this comes from the coding sequence ATGCATCTTACAGACCGAGAAATGCAAGAGGTTTCGCCCAAAACCCTGTTTAGAATAAGCCAGTTAATAAAGGAGGGCCTATTGACTGCAGATGACCTGGCTTCAGTAATCCCAGGAATTATGCATATTAACGCGATCGATGACTTATCATTTAGTTATCTTTCGTCCAACGGACGAAGTCGAGTGCGATATGAAATGGAGGAACTACAGGAATACGGTTCGGAAATTTTCCCAAGACATCAGTCCGAATATACCCTAAATGTTACTCATCCAAACATACATAAAGAAATGAGTAAAAGGGACCCAGACTTAGTCTTCTCTTTTGTACAGGATTGGAAAGTGGTGTCTGACGATTCAATCATCTATTTCCTCACCTCGACGCGAATATTAAATGATTCTGAGTTCCTTTCTATTTCTTTAGAACCAAGGGATATCCCCCAAATCAAGCGTGTGGTTGACACCATGTTGGGCGTAAGTAAAACTTATGAGAAATACTTTTTACGTTACAATCTGCTTACTCAAAGAGAGAAAGAAATATTAACTTATCTGGCTCGTGAATTGACATACAAGGAAATTGCCCATATCCTTTTTATTGATCCCAAAACAGTAAAAAAACATTGTGAGAACCTTTATCGGAAACTTGAAACAAACAAGAGAACTGAAATAAGGGAAATTGTAATTGCTATTCAGGGAAAACTAGGATAA
- a CDS encoding 3-coathanger stack domain-containing protein, whose protein sequence is MRKLSLLFGLVFSGLLLQAQSISHVEYFIDNDPGIGNATGLSITPGSEVTVSFSFPVTSLTDGFHYLSVRAQDADGDWGNTTYRVFAKFNTDLGTVPAPQNITALEYFIDNDPGHGAGTSIPIIPDLTLNKIPFSFSVNSLSDGFHILSVRAQDAGGDWGNTNYRVFVKFDTDPPVNTPPSPIAYLEYFVDDDPGVGNGTSVPVSNSLSVEDLTFQVDLNGLSNGVHWLSVRSRNTNGDWNQVNYQPFTIRDNIVAIGNVAEAFCRENAFSVPFTVSGTFSTSNVFTLQLSDENGSFSNPTTLGTYTGNTSGTIQATIPAGVTIATGYKLRIIASDPAETDQPFKLFEVLDVCPAPCANSVALSSTADDISGTITLIEVSSANGHIEGSNKVTDGAEATFRAGKYIKLEAGFEVEAGSVFLTEFGGCD, encoded by the coding sequence ATGAGAAAGCTGAGCCTATTATTTGGCTTGGTGTTTTCAGGTTTGCTTTTGCAGGCTCAGAGCATCAGTCATGTAGAATATTTTATTGATAACGATCCCGGTATTGGTAATGCAACTGGTCTAAGTATTACGCCGGGCAGCGAGGTCACCGTCAGCTTTTCTTTCCCAGTAACCAGCCTTACAGACGGTTTTCACTACCTCTCTGTGCGGGCACAGGATGCAGATGGTGACTGGGGAAATACTACCTACCGGGTCTTTGCCAAGTTTAACACCGATTTGGGTACCGTACCCGCACCGCAAAACATCACTGCCCTTGAGTATTTCATTGACAATGATCCCGGGCATGGAGCAGGCACTTCCATTCCAATTATACCGGACCTGACCTTGAATAAAATTCCATTTTCGTTTTCGGTCAATAGCCTTTCAGATGGTTTCCATATCCTTTCTGTGCGGGCACAAGATGCTGGTGGTGATTGGGGAAATACCAATTACCGCGTTTTTGTCAAATTTGACACAGATCCACCGGTAAATACGCCGCCTTCGCCTATCGCTTATTTAGAGTACTTTGTGGATGATGACCCAGGAGTGGGCAATGGCACCAGTGTACCGGTAAGCAATTCATTGAGCGTTGAAGATCTAACTTTTCAGGTAGATTTAAACGGGCTTTCAAACGGCGTTCACTGGCTTTCGGTACGCTCCCGCAATACGAATGGCGACTGGAATCAGGTCAACTACCAGCCGTTCACGATTAGAGACAATATAGTGGCTATTGGCAATGTAGCCGAGGCATTTTGTCGTGAAAATGCGTTTTCTGTTCCTTTTACAGTTTCGGGTACCTTTTCCACTAGTAATGTTTTCACCCTGCAACTTTCTGATGAAAACGGCAGCTTCAGCAATCCTACCACGCTGGGCACATATACAGGAAATACCTCTGGTACGATACAGGCCACCATACCGGCAGGTGTTACCATAGCTACGGGTTATAAACTGAGAATTATAGCCTCCGATCCGGCAGAAACCGATCAGCCGTTTAAGCTTTTCGAGGTGCTGGATGTCTGTCCGGCACCCTGTGCCAATAGTGTGGCTCTTTCGAGTACGGCAGATGATATTTCCGGCACAATTACACTTATTGAAGTAAGTAGTGCCAATGGACACATAGAGGGAAGCAATAAAGTTACTGATGGGGCAGAGGCTACATTTCGGGCAGGCAAATATATAAAGCTTGAGGCCGGTTTTGAGGTTGAGGCAGGCTCTGTTTTCTTAACAGAATTCGGTGGATGTGATTAA
- a CDS encoding DMT family transporter, giving the protein MERLIWIALAFIAGAFLPLQAGMNGKLAKTGGSPVHASMISFVIGAFALAIYILAVSQNMSWKGLKEAPAYAWAGGILGAFYVTVIILAFPKIGPGLTFGLVVAGQLLLSMVMEHFQIMGAQAQPISWGRIAGMCLIVLGVLIMKKF; this is encoded by the coding sequence ATGGAACGACTAATTTGGATCGCCTTGGCCTTTATTGCCGGAGCTTTTTTACCCCTTCAAGCGGGCATGAACGGAAAATTGGCCAAAACGGGCGGCAGCCCAGTACATGCCTCCATGATTTCATTCGTGATCGGAGCATTCGCTTTGGCCATTTACATTTTGGCCGTATCGCAGAATATGTCTTGGAAAGGCCTCAAAGAAGCCCCGGCCTACGCCTGGGCAGGCGGCATATTGGGAGCCTTTTATGTCACCGTTATCATTTTGGCCTTCCCTAAAATCGGCCCCGGGCTTACTTTTGGCTTGGTCGTGGCCGGACAGCTTTTGCTTTCCATGGTAATGGAACATTTTCAGATTATGGGAGCTCAAGCTCAGCCCATCAGTTGGGGAAGAATCGCCGGCATGTGTTTGATCGTACTCGGCGTATTGATTATGAAGAAGTTCTGA
- a CDS encoding Shedu immune nuclease family protein — MKFRSIFTNEKRFVKKVFKKETINEFAEVKGEIVLRETGIFENKYQVNAIVYSIKDTNLLEFTLQKFTENQETGITTPIQETAFSFSQEEFTALLKFLSDLKFLDFSNKERFVIEEGTLPNRKILLNLTKPDPSKVLVDKELADIVDKLSDLEKEKRESVLETLRNNVLTKEDLNILSGRKEGLELFNELLEKDVTEPEWQLFFKQNSWIFGYGLDYRFLSILQKEASISSTDLDGKNEVKSDYLLADKNFTVLVELKRPDTALFEKDKNRSESWKLSKDLTYAVSQILAQKAEWEIKSQTEQFDGEGNKIEQKTFDPKTILIIGNTNQFSGSTKTDLIKKKTFELYRRNSRNIEILTYDELFARATFIVNDGKNNEESELNNESEKRI, encoded by the coding sequence TTGAAATTTAGAAGCATTTTTACCAATGAAAAACGATTTGTAAAGAAAGTTTTCAAAAAGGAAACCATCAATGAATTTGCTGAAGTAAAAGGAGAAATCGTACTACGAGAAACTGGAATTTTTGAAAACAAATATCAAGTTAATGCAATTGTTTACTCAATAAAAGACACTAACCTATTAGAATTTACTTTACAAAAGTTTACGGAAAATCAAGAAACAGGAATAACAACACCTATTCAAGAAACAGCTTTTTCATTTAGTCAAGAAGAATTTACTGCTTTATTAAAATTTTTAAGCGACTTAAAGTTTTTAGATTTTTCAAACAAAGAACGTTTTGTAATTGAAGAAGGAACATTACCAAACAGAAAAATACTTTTAAATTTAACAAAACCAGACCCAAGTAAAGTTCTTGTCGATAAAGAATTGGCTGATATAGTTGACAAATTATCGGATTTAGAAAAAGAAAAAAGAGAATCTGTTTTAGAGACTTTGCGTAATAATGTTTTGACAAAAGAAGACTTGAATATTCTATCTGGACGAAAAGAAGGTTTGGAGTTATTTAATGAACTTCTTGAAAAGGATGTTACTGAACCAGAATGGCAATTATTCTTCAAACAAAACTCTTGGATTTTCGGATATGGACTTGACTACAGATTTTTAAGCATACTTCAAAAAGAAGCTTCGATTTCATCAACTGACCTCGATGGAAAAAATGAAGTGAAATCGGACTATCTACTTGCAGATAAAAATTTCACCGTTTTGGTTGAACTAAAAAGACCAGATACAGCTCTATTCGAAAAAGACAAAAATCGTTCTGAATCCTGGAAATTATCAAAGGATTTGACCTATGCTGTTTCACAAATCCTTGCTCAAAAAGCAGAATGGGAAATAAAGTCACAAACAGAACAGTTTGACGGAGAAGGAAATAAAATTGAACAAAAGACATTTGACCCGAAAACAATTTTAATAATTGGTAATACTAATCAATTTTCAGGCTCTACAAAAACTGACTTAATAAAGAAAAAGACATTTGAACTTTACAGACGAAATTCAAGGAATATTGAAATTCTGACTTATGATGAGCTTTTTGCAAGAGCGACGTTTATTGTCAATGACGGAAAAAATAATGAAGAGTCTGAACTGAACAATGAATCGGAGAAAAGAATATGA
- a CDS encoding thioredoxin family protein — translation MVKKHVRSGKVELYSFYADTELENPKKYGKGHSINHALLCDGVQEDIRNRFGVSGIPHLFLLKRNRRNQEYLVRLPIGYGGAAHQCNSGKSGQRNLRTPMKIHCTAT, via the coding sequence TTGGTAAAAAAACACGTTCGATCCGGAAAGGTTGAGCTGTACAGCTTTTATGCCGACACCGAACTGGAAAACCCGAAAAAATACGGAAAAGGGCACTCCATAAACCATGCCCTACTATGCGATGGGGTGCAAGAGGACATCCGAAACCGCTTTGGCGTTTCGGGCATCCCCCACCTTTTCCTTCTTAAACGAAACAGGAGAAATCAGGAATATTTGGTACGGTTACCAATTGGGTATGGAGGGGCCGCTCACCAGTGCAATTCAGGAAAATCCGGACAAAGAAACTTAAGAACACCTATGAAAATACATTGCACGGCCACTTAA
- a CDS encoding helix-turn-helix transcriptional regulator — MDRISSIQWNLDVPYEKVDFDGDKFYENTIGVTVLNDHHLREIHLKLDRHNAPYVLTKPLHHSQQVIENLEDGGVIISVKVHLNFEFDRLLLGFGDSIEVLKPEPLRNRLKKILNNAAGKYEKNITECP, encoded by the coding sequence TTGGACAGAATTTCAAGCATTCAGTGGAACCTTGACGTTCCGTATGAAAAGGTTGATTTCGACGGAGACAAATTCTACGAAAACACCATTGGGGTTACGGTACTCAATGACCATCACCTTAGGGAGATACATTTAAAACTGGATCGGCACAATGCTCCCTATGTACTCACCAAGCCATTGCACCATTCGCAACAAGTGATCGAAAACTTGGAAGATGGCGGCGTGATAATTTCGGTTAAGGTTCACTTGAATTTTGAATTTGATCGGCTGCTCCTTGGCTTCGGGGACTCAATTGAGGTTTTGAAACCTGAGCCCCTGAGAAACAGATTAAAAAAGATACTGAACAATGCCGCGGGCAAATACGAGAAGAATATAACCGAATGCCCTTAA